The Desulfovibrio sp. UIB00 DNA window AACAGCTCGGGCATGAGCGCCCGCCTGTCCACAAGCTGAAAGGCCCCCATGCATGCCAGTTCAAAAGTGCGCGGATTGACAAAATCACCCTTGCTCACAAGCTCCGCAGTGCCAAGGCTCGAGTGCAGATTCAGGTTGACGCGCGTGGCATTGTAGATTTTGACGCTCTCATCCGCATCAATGCGCGCGCCGCCGCGCTGCACGTGGGGCGCAAGCAGGCTCTCGCCGTCCCAATCCGACCCCCAGATTTTAAAATCACGCCCCACAAGCTGACGAAAAGCCAGCCGACGGTTGGGGTAACCCGCGCCAAGAAAGCCGATATCGGCCCCGTATTCGCGCTTTTCCTGCTCGGTCAGTTCCAGAGGCTTGTGAAAATCCGGCTGGGCCGCCAGCGGCAGATACAGGGCGTTGCTTTGCCCGATGCCCGAGAGCATGGATAAAAAAGGCTCTTTCTGGATAACGGCAAAAACATCGTACAGTGGCGCGTAGGCCTTCCAGTAATCAAAAACCTCGTGGTCTTCCACAAACCACATGGCCGTGCGCACGCCCGACCTGTGCAAACGCTGCAACAGGCTGCGCCCTATGGGAGCCTGCGCCAGGGCCAGCACCAGATGCGGCTCCTGCGCCTGCACCTGCGCCCACACGGCCTGCGAAACCACCTGCAAAAAAGAATTTTCCAGTTGGGCAGTCTGCGTCGGGGCCAGTCCAAGGCCGCGCAGCCCGGTAAAGGCCGGATGCAGCAAGGGAGCCTCAAACACGCGCACGCTGTGCCCCAGCCCGCTGAGAGCGCTGGCACAGTAACGGCCGATGGGCAGCGAACCGCCGTACATGGGCAGCACCACAAGAATTCGCAGAGGAGCGACGGGCATCAGCAGTATCTCCCTGGCGGCAACATCCAGTCCGCATCGTTGTAAAGCCATTCGTCAAGATTCGGCGCTTGCGGGGCAAGGACGGCGCTTTCGTCCGTCATGGACAGATGCAGGCGCGCAGCCAGAAAATCGCGCACATACCCGCGTTCCCGTGCATGCGGGTCACTGCCCGCGAGCAGGTAAGGCAACGTGCCCAAGGCGTCCATGCCCGTGCGCCACAACTGCAAATCCGCTGGCAAGGGCGGCCACGATTCCGCCTGTGCGGCGGCAAAGGGCGCGCCCGATTTTAGGCGGGCAAGTACGGCGGCAACGGAACGCAAAAGTTCCACCTGCGCCAAGGGCCGGCCACAGGCCACATCGTAGGGGCAAGGGGCTGTTTCAAGGCACGGCCCGCAGGTGCGCGCCGTCTGCCACACATGATGGCCCTCGCCGTATGGCCCGGTTTCGTGCAGCCAGGCCGAAGAAAGGAAAAAACCAAGCACA harbors:
- a CDS encoding glycosyltransferase; this encodes MPVAPLRILVVLPMYGGSLPIGRYCASALSGLGHSVRVFEAPLLHPAFTGLRGLGLAPTQTAQLENSFLQVVSQAVWAQVQAQEPHLVLALAQAPIGRSLLQRLHRSGVRTAMWFVEDHEVFDYWKAYAPLYDVFAVIQKEPFLSMLSGIGQSNALYLPLAAQPDFHKPLELTEQEKREYGADIGFLGAGYPNRRLAFRQLVGRDFKIWGSDWDGESLLAPHVQRGGARIDADESVKIYNATRVNLNLHSSLGTAELVSKGDFVNPRTFELACMGAFQLVDRRALMPELFAQDELATFGTLEEFYAGIEYFLAHPDERHAFAARARERVLRDHTYEQRMAALLGFVEQRLGPWPLEMESSGGMPPDVEAVLSPEIRRDMAAMLQGLGLGPNAGFDDVINALRARSGVLTETEAALLFLDEWRRQYGKK